In Oryza sativa Japonica Group chromosome 11, ASM3414082v1, the following are encoded in one genomic region:
- the LOC136354089 gene encoding uncharacterized protein, protein MQRIHLRNEAKTTTLEKLVPHLGTLEAVRDQLHEAKECAKKTEKELRDRIAQLQDSNFELSGSSKAQATRMAQMEKQIEALKKDKAELAAKRDSALKEVEDRKIKSQAQFDVLVGKIKRLEGARDEVANVATPLIQAMFLNNSGPSALDATEIFDKLSVAPDVYFKNIKKAGSMGAGMALAMTKSLYPRIEVDTIDGFADGTSEEAALDLISSAQNAADKIASDVVEQFRNNDLQPSNEDSDDERTDSD, encoded by the exons atgcagagaatccatcttcgcaatgaggccaagactacaactttggaaaagctggttcctcatttgggaactctagaagcagttagggaccagctgcatgaggccaaggagtgcgccaaaaagacagagaaagagttaagggaccgaatcgcccagctccaggattcaaactttgagctgagtggttcatcaaaag cgcaagccaccaGAATGGCTCAGATGGAAAAACAGATTGAAGCCTTGAAAAAAGACAAAGCAGAACTGGCTGCAAaaagggactcagccttgaaAGAAGTTGAAG ACCGTAAAATCAAgtctcaagctcagtttgacgtcctggttggtaagatcaagaggcttgaaggagcaagagatgaagtcgccaatgtcgctacaccactcatccaagccatgttcctcaataacagtggtccgagtgcactcgacgcaaccgaaatattcgacaagctgagtgttgctccggatgtatatttcaagaatatcaagaaagctggaagtatgggagctggcatggccttggcgatgacaaaatccttgtacccgagaattgaagtcgacaccattgatggatttgcggacgggacaagtgaagaagctgctcttgatcttatcagcagTGCGCAAAATGCGGCTGACAAAATTGCGAGTGATGTTGTAGAGCAATTTCGCAACAACGACCTCCAGCCGAGTAAtgaagactctgatgatgaaaggactgattctgactga